A genomic region of Pseudomonadota bacterium contains the following coding sequences:
- a CDS encoding STAS domain-containing protein — translation MNLECRVVHDVLVVTLLDGRIDSGNLTGFRDALDPFLAGGITKVAIELSQVEFIDSSGLGALIALFKRLPEQGTLAICNAQDRVLKLLKLTRLNKVFTLCDTLEHCLAELGPVSGATGGAATGRP, via the coding sequence ATGAACCTGGAATGCCGCGTCGTCCATGACGTCTTGGTCGTCACCTTGCTCGACGGGCGCATCGACTCAGGAAACCTCACCGGCTTCCGCGACGCGCTCGATCCCTTTCTGGCGGGAGGGATCACCAAGGTCGCCATCGAACTGAGTCAGGTCGAGTTCATCGACAGCAGCGGGCTCGGCGCGCTGATCGCCCTCTTCAAGAGGCTGCCCGAGCAGGGCACGCTGGCGATCTGCAACGCGCAGGATCGTGTCCTCAAGCTGCTCAAGCTGACCCGCCTGAACAAGGTGTTCACGCTCTGTGACACCCTCGAGCACTGCCTCGCCGAGCTTGGCCCCGTCTCGGGTGCGACCGGCGGCGCGGCGACGGGCCGGCCATGA
- a CDS encoding S1 family peptidase, protein MRERNNPLGRYEGPAQGPGREPAKREHPMSTSHHPLRLRSDRPAGRASTASALRRCARLVALLPALLTGACGPAAGDPANELPLPASSDRVEGVASRAQAIVGGDVTDAYPAVGKLKATGVTALCTATLVGRQTILTAAHCVFDYQHQTLATAVTFTLEGRAGAPGATFRGLGVKVHPLYVANDRLTIHDVAVVKLDGPPAVAPITVSVTVPPALETIEVVGYGVTAPETTPDGQLRVTRGAVGPLMPTYFDLSATGEGSFCHGDSGGPAFADGAHLLQIGIHSHLTGGTGVKCSGRGRDMRVDAYAQWIQQAADGDVALADVTSKELIPSPAGTVPEEYPLSCDVKGDRAPPPTLYLALGVALLLRLRRRRGA, encoded by the coding sequence ATGCGCGAGCGCAACAACCCGCTCGGGCGCTACGAAGGCCCGGCGCAGGGTCCGGGTCGCGAACCGGCGAAGCGTGAGCACCCCATGTCGACGAGCCACCACCCGCTGCGCCTGCGCTCCGACCGGCCAGCTGGGCGCGCTTCGACCGCGAGCGCCCTCCGGCGCTGCGCCCGCCTCGTCGCACTGCTCCCTGCCCTGCTCACCGGCGCCTGCGGCCCCGCCGCTGGCGACCCCGCCAACGAGCTTCCCTTGCCCGCCAGCAGCGATCGGGTCGAGGGCGTCGCCTCCCGCGCGCAGGCGATCGTCGGCGGTGACGTTACGGACGCCTACCCCGCCGTCGGCAAGCTCAAGGCCACGGGCGTCACCGCCCTCTGCACGGCCACCCTCGTCGGCCGCCAGACGATCCTGACGGCGGCCCACTGCGTCTTCGACTATCAACACCAGACGCTAGCGACGGCCGTCACCTTCACCCTCGAGGGAAGGGCGGGCGCGCCTGGAGCCACCTTCCGCGGCCTCGGCGTCAAGGTCCACCCGCTCTACGTCGCCAACGACCGCCTCACAATCCACGATGTCGCCGTCGTCAAGCTCGACGGTCCGCCCGCGGTCGCGCCGATCACCGTCTCCGTCACGGTGCCCCCGGCCCTGGAAACGATCGAGGTCGTGGGGTACGGGGTCACGGCGCCGGAGACGACCCCGGACGGCCAGCTGCGGGTGACGCGCGGGGCCGTCGGGCCGTTGATGCCGACCTATTTCGACCTCTCCGCCACCGGCGAAGGCAGCTTCTGCCACGGCGACTCGGGCGGACCTGCCTTCGCCGACGGCGCACACCTGCTGCAGATCGGCATTCACTCGCACCTCACCGGGGGCACCGGCGTCAAGTGCAGCGGCCGCGGGCGTGACATGCGCGTCGATGCCTATGCGCAGTGGATTCAGCAGGCCGCCGACGGTGACGTAGCGCTGGCAGATGTGACCTCCAAAGAGCTGATCCCTTCGCCCGCCGGCACGGTCCCCGAGGAGTATCCCTTGAGCTGCGACGTCAAGGGAGACCGCGCGCCACCCCCGACGCTCTACCTCGCGCTGGGCGTCGCGCTGCTGCTGCGGCTGAGACGTCGCCGCGGGGCCTGA
- a CDS encoding NADH-quinone oxidoreductase subunit A translates to MQEAREYALLGGLLLFAIAMAVVPLVLPKLITPRYGGLKTLETYECGVDTIGTAWTRFSIAFYLFALIFVAFEVDILYLFPVALVFGEPGFGWRDLIEIALFLGILSLAIVFAWRKGVFEWR, encoded by the coding sequence ATGCAAGAAGCTCGTGAGTACGCCTTGCTCGGCGGGCTGCTGCTCTTCGCCATCGCGATGGCCGTCGTGCCGCTGGTGCTGCCCAAGTTGATCACGCCGCGCTACGGCGGGCTGAAGACCCTCGAGACCTACGAATGCGGCGTCGACACGATCGGGACGGCCTGGACCCGCTTCAGCATCGCGTTCTATCTCTTCGCGCTGATCTTCGTCGCCTTTGAGGTGGATATCCTCTATCTCTTCCCGGTCGCGCTGGTCTTCGGCGAGCCCGGATTCGGCTGGCGGGACCTGATCGAGATCGCGTTATTCCTCGGCATCCTCTCGCTGGCGATCGTCTTCGCCTGGCGCAAAGGAGTGTTTGAGTGGCGTTGA
- the nuoB gene encoding NADH-quinone oxidoreductase subunit NuoB → MREAAPYVRFQRLDELLNAARANSLWPLTFGLACCAIEMMAAGASKYDLDRFGAGVFRPSARQADVMIFAGTISRKMGPVIKALWDQMPAPKWAIAMGGCTIDGGPFKYPNQYAIHEGADALVPVDVYIPGCPPRPEALIAGILKLQEKIKAGSKFRG, encoded by the coding sequence ATGCGTGAGGCGGCGCCCTACGTGCGCTTCCAGCGGCTCGATGAGCTCCTCAACGCGGCCCGCGCCAACTCGCTCTGGCCGCTGACCTTCGGTTTGGCGTGCTGTGCGATCGAGATGATGGCCGCCGGCGCCTCGAAGTACGATCTCGACCGCTTCGGGGCGGGCGTCTTTCGGCCGAGCGCGCGCCAGGCCGACGTGATGATCTTCGCCGGGACCATCTCGCGCAAGATGGGCCCGGTGATCAAGGCGCTCTGGGATCAGATGCCGGCACCCAAATGGGCGATCGCGATGGGTGGCTGCACGATCGACGGCGGCCCCTTCAAGTACCCCAATCAGTATGCGATTCACGAGGGGGCCGACGCGCTGGTGCCGGTCGACGTCTACATCCCGGGCTGTCCGCCGCGGCCCGAGGCGTTGATCGCGGGCATTCTGAAGCTGCAAGAGAAGATCAAGGCTGGGAGCAAGTTCCGTGGCTGA